In a genomic window of Microbacterium amylolyticum:
- the tsaE gene encoding tRNA (adenosine(37)-N6)-threonylcarbamoyltransferase complex ATPase subunit type 1 TsaE gives MNELIGRRRVATSAAMEELGRAIGGGLRAGDLLVLTGPLGAGKTTLTRGIAEGLGVRGPVQSPTFVIARTHPSLVGAAPLIHADAYRLGDAAELEDLDLDLEAAVTIIEWGRGKVESIADSWWDIEIERPVGAADDPENLDRDADRIVSITKFP, from the coding sequence ATGAACGAACTGATCGGTCGGCGGCGCGTCGCTACGAGCGCCGCGATGGAGGAACTCGGCCGCGCGATCGGCGGCGGGCTGCGGGCAGGGGACCTCCTTGTCCTCACCGGCCCGTTGGGCGCGGGGAAGACCACGTTGACCCGCGGAATCGCGGAGGGGCTTGGCGTTCGGGGGCCCGTGCAGAGTCCCACCTTCGTTATCGCCCGCACCCACCCTTCGCTCGTCGGCGCAGCGCCTCTTATCCACGCTGATGCGTATCGCCTCGGGGATGCCGCGGAGCTGGAGGACCTCGACCTCGATCTGGAGGCGGCCGTGACGATCATCGAGTGGGGGCGCGGCAAGGTGGAATCCATCGCGGACTCCTGGTGGGACATCGAGATCGAGCGACCGGTGGGCGCCGCGGACGACCCTGAGAACCTGGACCGTGACGCCGACCGCATCGTGTCGATCACGAAGTTCCCCTGA
- the alr gene encoding alanine racemase has product MTGSLPRGIMREAVINRGAIEHNVRQLRAAAKTTEFIAVVKADGYGHGAVTAARGAIAGGATRIGVAEIPEALRLRDAGIDAPIIAWLHAPDTAFGPAIAQGIELGVSSLDQLLRIAEHAQTQPALVHIKVETGLGRNGVAPADRAAVFAEAARLAAAGRIVIEGIFSHLSGTSMADDRDQVAEFERALAEADDAGLQPRLRHLAATAAAIALPEARFDAVRAGIGIYGLSPFEDRSSAQLGLRPAMTLRARVAAVRRVGPGHGASYGYEYRSERETTFALVPLGYADGVPRQASGVGPVRIGGRRFTVAGRVAMDQFIVDVGDTPVRVGDQAVLFGDPTTGAPSASDWAEAAGTINYEIVTRIGARVTRTVNS; this is encoded by the coding sequence ATGACCGGTTCGTTGCCGCGCGGCATCATGCGCGAGGCGGTCATCAACCGCGGCGCGATCGAGCACAACGTCCGTCAGCTCCGAGCCGCGGCGAAGACCACCGAGTTCATCGCCGTTGTGAAGGCTGACGGATACGGACACGGTGCCGTCACGGCTGCGCGCGGCGCGATTGCCGGCGGGGCGACGCGCATCGGCGTTGCCGAAATCCCTGAGGCGCTGAGACTGCGAGACGCCGGAATTGATGCGCCGATTATTGCGTGGCTGCATGCGCCGGACACCGCCTTCGGACCCGCCATCGCTCAGGGAATCGAGCTCGGGGTGTCGAGTCTCGATCAGCTGCTGCGGATCGCCGAACACGCGCAGACGCAGCCGGCGCTTGTCCACATCAAGGTCGAAACGGGGCTGGGGCGCAACGGCGTCGCACCCGCTGATCGCGCCGCGGTGTTTGCGGAGGCGGCGCGTCTGGCAGCCGCGGGCCGCATTGTGATCGAGGGCATCTTCAGTCACCTGTCCGGCACGAGCATGGCCGATGACCGCGATCAGGTGGCCGAATTCGAGCGGGCGCTTGCCGAGGCCGATGACGCCGGGCTGCAGCCACGTCTTCGTCACCTCGCCGCAACGGCGGCGGCCATCGCGCTACCGGAGGCGCGCTTTGACGCGGTGCGGGCGGGCATTGGGATCTACGGGCTATCGCCGTTTGAGGATCGTTCATCCGCTCAGCTCGGCCTTCGTCCGGCAATGACGTTGCGGGCACGTGTTGCCGCCGTGCGTCGCGTCGGCCCGGGACACGGCGCCTCCTACGGATACGAGTACCGGTCGGAGCGTGAGACGACGTTCGCGCTGGTTCCTCTGGGGTATGCCGATGGTGTGCCGCGGCAGGCCTCCGGCGTTGGGCCGGTGCGCATCGGCGGGCGCCGGTTCACGGTGGCGGGGCGCGTGGCAATGGACCAATTCATTGTCGATGTCGGAGACACACCGGTGCGTGTCGGTGACCAGGCGGTGCTGTTCGGAGATCCGACAACGGGTGCACCATCAGCGAGTGACTGGGCGGAAGCGGCAGGAACGATCAACTACGAGATCGTCACGCGCATCGGCGCGCGCGTCACCCGCACCGTCAATTCATGA
- a CDS encoding holo-ACP synthase produces MIVGIGVDMVNIERFEGQIARSPRLMERLFTPHERELPLRSLAARYAAKEALIKALGGSEGVFWQEIEVPRLGERQAPSYVVDGETARTLAERGVTQTHLSLSHDGGLALAYVVLEGS; encoded by the coding sequence ATGATCGTCGGAATTGGCGTGGACATGGTCAACATCGAGCGATTCGAGGGACAGATCGCCCGTTCCCCCCGCCTCATGGAGCGCCTGTTCACTCCTCACGAGCGCGAGCTCCCGCTGCGCTCCCTCGCCGCCCGCTACGCCGCAAAAGAAGCGCTGATCAAAGCGCTCGGCGGCTCAGAGGGCGTGTTCTGGCAAGAGATCGAGGTGCCGCGGCTCGGTGAGCGGCAGGCGCCGTCGTATGTTGTTGACGGGGAAACCGCCCGCACTCTCGCAGAACGGGGCGTGACACAGACCCACCTCTCGCTGTCACACGATGGCGGGCTTGCGCTGGCCTATGTCGTTCTGGAGGGCTCATGA
- the glmS gene encoding glutamine--fructose-6-phosphate transaminase (isomerizing), whose translation MCGIVGYVGPRESQSILVSGLARLEYRGYDSAGIAVIDEGGTLGMRKRAGKLARLRESLDEAPLGAGTTGIGHTRWATHGGPTDDNAHPHLADDDRLAVIHNGIIENFSELKKELIAEGYSFRSETDTEVAAVLLGREYRTAGGDLEAAFRAVVSRLDGAFTLLAMHEDSPGVVVGARRNSPLVIGLGDGENFLGSDVAAFVEHTRSALAIGQDEIVTITPNSVVVSDFDGNPVEATPFDVSWDSAAADKGGWSSFMAKEVSEEPEAVAKTVLGRISGDDIVIPELEGMDELFSGIDRVIVLACGTAYYAGLVGKYAIEKWARIPVDVELAHEFRYRDPIVDAKTLVVSISQSGETMDTLMAVKEASRLGARTLSICNTQGSTIPRESDAVVYTHAGPEVAVASTKAFVAQITALYLLALHVGRIRGSLAPEVGAEAVEQLESLPEKIQWILDNEQERTEQLARWMADTRSVLFLGRHVGYPIALEGALKLKEISYIHAEGFAAGELKHGPIALIEPGQPVFVVVPSPRGSATMHAKVVSNIEEIRARGARVIAIAEQGDSAVLPHADEVLRIPLAAPLFEPLLAVVPLHIYAMGLATAKGLDVDQPRNLAKSVTVE comes from the coding sequence ATGTGTGGCATCGTCGGATACGTCGGACCCCGTGAGAGTCAGAGCATTCTGGTCTCCGGGCTCGCGCGCCTGGAATACCGCGGATATGACTCCGCGGGCATCGCTGTTATCGACGAAGGGGGAACCCTCGGGATGCGCAAGCGTGCGGGTAAACTTGCCCGCCTGCGCGAGTCGCTCGACGAGGCCCCGCTCGGCGCCGGAACAACGGGAATCGGTCACACACGCTGGGCCACGCACGGCGGCCCGACCGACGACAACGCGCACCCGCACCTTGCCGATGACGATCGCCTGGCGGTGATCCACAACGGCATCATCGAGAACTTTTCCGAGCTCAAGAAGGAGCTCATCGCCGAGGGGTATTCCTTCCGTAGCGAAACCGACACCGAGGTGGCAGCCGTTCTGCTCGGCCGCGAGTACCGCACGGCCGGCGGAGACCTCGAGGCCGCCTTCCGCGCCGTTGTCAGCCGGCTCGACGGCGCATTCACGCTGCTGGCGATGCACGAAGACAGCCCCGGCGTTGTCGTCGGCGCGCGACGTAACTCGCCCCTTGTGATCGGCCTCGGCGACGGCGAGAACTTCCTCGGCTCCGACGTTGCCGCTTTCGTTGAGCACACGCGGAGCGCTCTCGCGATCGGTCAGGACGAGATCGTCACGATCACTCCGAACTCCGTTGTCGTCAGTGACTTCGACGGCAATCCGGTCGAGGCGACGCCCTTCGACGTGTCGTGGGACTCCGCAGCCGCCGACAAGGGCGGATGGTCGAGCTTTATGGCCAAGGAGGTCTCGGAAGAGCCCGAGGCCGTTGCCAAGACCGTGCTCGGAAGAATCAGTGGCGATGACATCGTCATTCCCGAGCTCGAGGGGATGGACGAGCTGTTCTCCGGCATTGATCGCGTCATCGTCCTCGCGTGCGGAACGGCCTATTACGCCGGCCTCGTCGGAAAATACGCGATCGAGAAGTGGGCGCGCATCCCCGTCGATGTGGAACTCGCGCACGAGTTCCGCTATCGCGATCCCATCGTCGATGCGAAGACGCTTGTTGTGTCGATCAGCCAGTCGGGTGAGACGATGGACACGCTGATGGCCGTTAAAGAAGCGTCCCGCCTCGGCGCGCGCACGCTGTCGATCTGCAATACGCAGGGATCGACGATTCCCCGCGAATCCGATGCCGTTGTGTACACGCACGCCGGCCCCGAGGTCGCTGTGGCCTCGACGAAGGCTTTTGTCGCGCAGATCACCGCCCTGTACCTTCTCGCTCTTCACGTTGGACGCATTCGCGGATCGCTGGCACCCGAGGTGGGTGCGGAAGCCGTCGAGCAGCTGGAGTCGCTGCCCGAGAAGATCCAGTGGATCCTCGACAACGAGCAGGAGCGCACAGAACAGCTCGCCCGCTGGATGGCGGACACACGATCGGTTCTGTTCCTCGGCCGCCACGTTGGGTATCCGATTGCGCTCGAGGGTGCGCTCAAGCTGAAAGAAATCTCCTACATCCACGCCGAGGGCTTCGCCGCCGGCGAGCTCAAGCACGGTCCCATTGCGCTGATCGAGCCCGGCCAGCCCGTTTTCGTCGTCGTGCCTTCGCCGCGCGGTTCCGCCACGATGCACGCCAAGGTCGTCTCGAACATCGAGGAGATCCGCGCACGCGGCGCCCGTGTGATCGCCATCGCCGAACAGGGCGACTCGGCGGTTCTGCCCCACGCCGACGAGGTCCTGCGCATTCCGCTGGCCGCACCGCTGTTCGAGCCGCTGCTCGCGGTCGTCCCGCTGCACATCTACGCCATGGGCCTTGCCACGGCGAAGGGTCTCGACGTGGATCAGCCGCGCAACCTGGCCAAGTCCGTCACCGTCGAGTAA
- a CDS encoding helix-turn-helix transcriptional regulator, with product MARTSKRARPDEIARAATRGDVAELERLSDRLWYELPAAYGNELLAFAGKLPKGMLEKHPRILLAAHHALYLSDDDRSTAWRGLLVFYVNYGARFAANFETHSHPSDMLEAGVIGLIGARLRGDYGLAEDIAKRLSGYLAEVPNDGSEQWSELGGRRPGWLELQRAYTNALKGDMRTAAVLARCAYEARGEPPYRHFAGLGAAALAALLSALEGRREHAKSWLAEVARCGDPLTTLEPLLMVPAQLASAHLAMDALDESGAREALRSLDGDSGTFEPWPYAAAAQARFGLLFGSPAAALARLDASVREHGASTRLHHLAGGILGSARAELLLDMGEGEAAMQLFRQFPGRDSARVLAARIHLRAEEYSDAVRVAAPLLYRVDTSHRDMLDAFLVVAAAQYCLGEIDDAGTLFSHAYEYYELTQNAYAFLQVERRIMSRLCELTGVVFPVRGDNTYAPVERVHLTPRETTVFAALVTEDSLSTIAHRMAVSLNTIRSQTRSIYRKLGVHTRRDAVAQGIRRGIYQPEDDASRSS from the coding sequence ATGGCGCGTACTTCGAAACGAGCGAGGCCGGACGAGATCGCTCGCGCCGCGACACGTGGCGACGTCGCGGAACTTGAACGGCTGAGCGATCGGCTGTGGTACGAGTTGCCCGCAGCGTACGGGAACGAACTTCTGGCATTTGCGGGGAAGCTTCCCAAAGGCATGCTGGAGAAGCATCCGAGGATCCTTCTCGCGGCGCACCATGCCCTGTACCTCAGTGACGATGATCGAAGCACGGCTTGGCGGGGCTTGCTGGTCTTCTACGTGAACTACGGGGCACGCTTCGCCGCAAATTTCGAAACTCATTCTCACCCGTCCGACATGCTTGAAGCAGGGGTGATCGGCCTGATCGGCGCACGTTTGCGCGGCGACTACGGATTAGCGGAGGACATCGCGAAGCGACTCTCGGGATATCTTGCGGAGGTGCCCAATGACGGCTCTGAACAGTGGTCGGAGCTCGGTGGGCGGCGCCCGGGCTGGCTTGAGCTTCAGCGCGCGTACACGAACGCGCTCAAGGGCGACATGCGAACGGCCGCAGTCCTCGCACGATGCGCGTACGAAGCCCGTGGCGAGCCCCCTTACCGACACTTCGCAGGCCTGGGGGCGGCCGCGTTGGCGGCATTGCTATCGGCTCTGGAAGGACGACGCGAACACGCGAAATCCTGGCTGGCAGAGGTCGCGAGATGTGGCGACCCCTTGACGACGTTGGAGCCGTTGCTGATGGTGCCTGCTCAACTGGCCTCGGCGCACTTGGCAATGGATGCTCTGGACGAATCCGGTGCGCGGGAGGCGCTGCGGTCATTAGACGGTGACTCCGGAACGTTCGAGCCTTGGCCATACGCGGCGGCGGCACAGGCACGCTTCGGGCTGTTGTTCGGGTCTCCCGCGGCAGCTCTTGCCCGGCTGGATGCCAGTGTTCGTGAGCACGGGGCGAGCACGCGACTACATCATCTTGCGGGAGGAATACTCGGAAGCGCGCGGGCAGAGCTGTTGTTGGACATGGGGGAGGGGGAAGCGGCGATGCAGTTGTTCCGTCAGTTTCCCGGTCGAGATTCCGCCCGCGTGCTCGCCGCGCGCATCCATCTTCGCGCGGAGGAATACAGTGACGCGGTACGCGTGGCGGCACCCTTGCTCTATCGCGTTGACACCTCTCACCGTGACATGCTGGATGCCTTCCTTGTCGTTGCTGCTGCTCAGTATTGTCTCGGGGAGATCGACGACGCCGGCACACTTTTTTCCCATGCGTACGAATACTACGAGTTGACTCAGAACGCCTACGCGTTCCTGCAGGTCGAACGGCGCATCATGTCGCGCCTGTGCGAGTTGACGGGAGTTGTTTTTCCGGTCAGGGGCGATAACACGTATGCGCCCGTTGAACGCGTACATCTGACTCCGCGGGAGACAACAGTTTTCGCGGCGCTTGTGACGGAAGATAGCTTGTCGACGATTGCGCACCGTATGGCGGTTTCGCTCAACACCATTCGTAGCCAAACTCGGAGCATCTATCGCAAGCTGGGGGTACACACGAGAAGAGATGCTGTCGCTCAGGGCATCCGCCGGGGAATTTATCAGCCGGAGGATGATGCTTCGCGATCGTCGTGA
- a CDS encoding substrate-binding domain-containing protein gives MTALNVLLVVAAIVIVSKLLTHGVGEQPVGAVAAAESCEARDSVRVVADPKIAGALEHIAAKVRENDCISVDIVEEDSDHTAVRLGAGQDLEFDAWVPDSDLWLLRAEELANVSGEEITVTTRDVVASTPIVLAGTESTAMALETLEVTWQGISDGIVSVVLPDPAGAAASVAALSALQHAVGDDFTAFTALVMRLHSNMVDASQDGLEAVSESDRPTIAITTEQMVRAYSDGAPTPLVSVYHPDVSTASAVPLATADNVSDDTSHALGVLIEAIHASPELLAEHGFRDASGQAHHMAENEVIVPVSAESHIDVLDTWGQLTAPSRMLSVIDVSGSMNDVVGGNTRRIDLFSEAAVLAVNALPDNTDMATWIFSSGRDGDKPWEEIVSFGSLGDPQHRQLTIDTARDLEHRVVGGTGLYDTVLDAMRFMRESYEPDKVNLILLNTDGVNEDHIGVELPELLDELHVLHDPENPVVVIAVGYGPDTDQQVLTQIAEATGGAAYHALHPTDIAQVLMEAVTQRACRPDCGG, from the coding sequence TTGACTGCACTCAACGTGCTGCTGGTTGTCGCCGCCATCGTGATCGTCAGCAAGCTGCTCACACACGGGGTCGGCGAGCAGCCGGTGGGCGCAGTCGCAGCGGCCGAGTCCTGTGAGGCCCGCGACAGCGTCCGTGTTGTCGCAGATCCGAAGATCGCGGGCGCACTCGAACACATCGCGGCGAAGGTCCGTGAGAACGACTGCATCAGCGTTGACATCGTCGAGGAGGACAGCGATCACACCGCGGTGCGGCTTGGCGCAGGGCAAGACCTCGAGTTTGATGCGTGGGTCCCCGATTCGGATCTGTGGCTGCTTCGTGCGGAAGAACTGGCCAATGTCTCGGGGGAAGAAATCACCGTCACCACGCGTGACGTCGTGGCAAGCACACCGATTGTGCTCGCGGGGACGGAATCCACCGCGATGGCCCTCGAAACGCTGGAGGTCACTTGGCAAGGCATCAGCGATGGGATCGTCTCTGTTGTGCTACCGGATCCGGCTGGCGCCGCTGCGAGCGTCGCGGCGCTGTCTGCTCTCCAGCACGCTGTCGGTGACGACTTCACGGCCTTTACCGCACTGGTCATGAGGCTTCACAGCAATATGGTGGACGCATCGCAGGATGGGCTCGAAGCCGTTTCGGAGTCGGACCGGCCGACAATCGCCATCACCACGGAGCAAATGGTGCGGGCATACTCCGATGGCGCCCCTACTCCGCTTGTTTCCGTTTATCATCCCGATGTCTCCACCGCGTCCGCTGTGCCCCTCGCTACCGCAGACAATGTCTCCGACGACACGAGCCACGCACTCGGGGTGCTGATAGAAGCCATCCATGCGTCCCCTGAGCTGCTTGCAGAGCACGGGTTCCGCGATGCGTCCGGGCAGGCTCACCACATGGCCGAGAACGAGGTGATCGTTCCGGTGAGCGCCGAATCTCATATCGATGTCCTCGACACCTGGGGCCAGCTCACAGCGCCGTCTCGAATGTTGTCCGTCATCGATGTGTCGGGATCGATGAACGATGTGGTGGGAGGGAATACTCGGCGAATTGATCTCTTTTCCGAGGCCGCAGTTCTTGCCGTCAACGCGCTTCCGGACAACACCGATATGGCGACGTGGATTTTCTCCAGCGGGCGCGACGGCGACAAGCCCTGGGAAGAAATCGTTTCGTTCGGATCGCTTGGCGATCCGCAGCACCGGCAACTCACGATCGACACGGCGCGCGACCTCGAACACCGCGTCGTGGGAGGCACGGGGCTCTACGACACGGTCTTGGACGCCATGAGATTTATGCGAGAGTCCTACGAACCTGACAAGGTGAATCTGATTCTGCTCAATACAGACGGCGTCAACGAAGACCATATTGGGGTGGAGCTTCCCGAGCTCCTCGACGAACTTCACGTCCTGCACGACCCCGAGAATCCCGTCGTGGTGATCGCCGTTGGATACGGCCCCGACACCGATCAGCAGGTTCTCACGCAAATTGCCGAGGCAACGGGAGGCGCTGCTTACCACGCACTGCATCCAACGGATATCGCCCAGGTTCTTATGGAGGCGGTGACGCAACGAGCCTGTCGCCCAGATTGCGGCGGGTAA
- the coaA gene encoding type I pantothenate kinase, with protein sequence MTPASSALQLSLYRDIPRAEWARLARGMEQPLTEQEVVQIRGIGDRLSPAEVRDVYLPISRLLSGWARGTREIGREVGAFLGEDQPRIPFVVGVAGSVAVGKSTVARLLRELTSRWSETPRVELVTTDGFLYSNAELERRGLMNRKGFPESYDRRALVDFVTRVKSGEAEVRAPFYSHMKYDIMNDASVVVRQPDILIIEGLNVLQPPPAPNDVAVSDLFDFTVFVDADRAHIERWYIDRFLQLRQGAFSNPASYFNVFAHLSDAEAVETARGIWRDINLPNLIENVEPTKHRATLVLRKGIDHSVESVLLRKL encoded by the coding sequence ATGACCCCCGCAAGCTCAGCCCTGCAGCTATCGCTCTACCGCGACATTCCTCGCGCGGAGTGGGCGCGGCTCGCGCGGGGGATGGAACAGCCCCTGACGGAGCAAGAGGTTGTTCAGATCCGCGGTATCGGTGACCGACTATCGCCGGCAGAAGTACGCGATGTGTATCTGCCCATCAGTCGACTGCTGAGCGGCTGGGCCCGCGGCACCCGAGAAATCGGCAGAGAAGTCGGTGCCTTTCTGGGCGAAGACCAGCCGCGCATCCCATTCGTCGTTGGCGTCGCAGGGTCCGTTGCCGTCGGAAAATCAACGGTTGCCCGTCTTCTCCGCGAACTCACCAGCCGATGGTCGGAAACGCCGCGCGTCGAACTTGTGACGACGGACGGGTTTCTCTACTCGAATGCCGAGCTGGAGCGCCGTGGGTTGATGAACCGCAAAGGTTTTCCTGAGTCATACGATCGGCGAGCCCTTGTCGACTTTGTGACGCGCGTGAAGTCAGGCGAAGCCGAAGTACGAGCTCCGTTCTACTCGCACATGAAGTACGACATCATGAACGACGCGTCGGTTGTTGTGCGCCAACCGGATATCCTCATCATTGAGGGGCTCAACGTGCTGCAGCCGCCACCCGCTCCGAATGATGTTGCCGTCAGCGATCTTTTCGATTTTACGGTGTTCGTTGATGCCGACCGTGCGCATATTGAGCGGTGGTACATCGACCGCTTTCTTCAGCTGCGTCAGGGAGCCTTTTCGAATCCCGCGTCGTACTTTAACGTGTTCGCGCATCTTTCTGATGCCGAGGCCGTGGAAACGGCCCGTGGCATCTGGCGCGACATCAACTTGCCGAACCTGATCGAGAACGTCGAACCTACGAAGCATCGTGCAACGCTGGTGCTCCGCAAGGGGATCGACCATTCGGTCGAGTCGGTTCTGCTGCGCAAGCTGTAG
- a CDS encoding Ppx/GppA family phosphatase — protein sequence MRLGVLDIGSNTVHLLVADARPGGRPLATTSSKKMLKLMRFIDEHGAISDEGLAALVKSVKKAKKAAAKEGVEELLATATSAVREAANGPKVIKKIEKVLGQPLQVLGGTEEARFTFLAIRRWFGWSAGQILMFDIGGGSLEIAGGSEELPELAESVQLGAGRMTVAYLDKDPAGDERIAKLEEHAAQVLEPLAKSFHTLPQPDHVVGSSKTVRSLSRLVGYRRPGWSGMERWVLPRAALGAWIPVLGRIPAEARQELPGITADRTFQITAGAVVLHEAMKAMDVEELEVSPWALREGVLLRYIEDLGW from the coding sequence ATGCGACTCGGGGTTCTTGACATCGGTTCCAACACCGTGCACTTGCTCGTCGCCGATGCCAGGCCAGGCGGCCGCCCTCTCGCAACGACGAGCTCAAAAAAGATGCTCAAGCTGATGAGGTTCATCGACGAACACGGCGCGATCTCCGACGAAGGCCTCGCGGCGCTCGTGAAGTCCGTCAAAAAAGCGAAGAAGGCTGCCGCCAAGGAAGGCGTCGAAGAACTGCTGGCGACGGCAACGAGCGCCGTGCGGGAGGCGGCGAATGGCCCCAAGGTGATCAAGAAGATCGAAAAGGTGCTTGGTCAGCCGCTGCAAGTACTCGGGGGCACGGAGGAGGCACGATTTACCTTTCTCGCGATCCGCCGCTGGTTCGGGTGGTCAGCGGGCCAGATCCTCATGTTTGACATCGGTGGCGGATCCCTCGAAATCGCCGGCGGCTCGGAAGAACTACCTGAACTGGCTGAGTCGGTTCAGCTGGGCGCGGGACGCATGACGGTCGCGTACCTCGACAAAGACCCCGCCGGCGATGAACGCATCGCGAAGCTGGAGGAACACGCCGCTCAGGTGTTGGAACCCCTCGCAAAGAGCTTTCACACGCTTCCTCAGCCTGACCACGTCGTTGGCTCGAGCAAGACGGTGCGCTCCCTGTCGCGGCTTGTGGGCTATAGACGCCCGGGCTGGTCGGGCATGGAGAGGTGGGTGCTCCCACGCGCCGCGCTTGGCGCATGGATTCCCGTACTCGGACGCATCCCGGCCGAAGCGCGACAGGAGCTCCCAGGAATCACCGCCGACCGTACGTTCCAGATCACGGCGGGCGCCGTCGTGCTCCACGAAGCGATGAAGGCAATGGATGTTGAAGAGCTCGAGGTCAGCCCCTGGGCGCTTCGCGAAGGCGTTCTGCTGCGCTATATCGAAGACCTGGGGTGGTGA